The Sulfurospirillum halorespirans DSM 13726 genome has a window encoding:
- a CDS encoding rod shape-determining protein, with translation MILDKIIGFFSSDMSIDLGTANTLVLVKGKGIIINEPSVVAVQRNRYGKQNILAVGKEAKNMVGKTPGDIEAIRPMRDGVIADFDMTEKMIRYFIEKAHRRKSFLRPRIIICVPYGLTQVERKAVRESAMSAGAREVFLIEEPMAAAIGAGLPVREPQGSLVVDIGGGTTEIGVVSLGGLVISKSIRVAGDKIDLAIVDYVKKKYNLLIGERTGEEIKIAIGTAVPMDEPISMMVKGRDQVSGLLSRIELTSEDVRDAIKEPLKEIADALKDVLEVMPPDLAGDIVENGVVLTGGGALIRGFDKYLSDIVKLPVFVADEPLLAVAKGTGKALEEIELLQQLSNE, from the coding sequence ATGATTTTAGACAAGATAATAGGATTTTTCTCAAGTGATATGAGTATCGACCTTGGAACGGCCAATACATTGGTATTGGTCAAAGGTAAAGGTATTATTATCAATGAGCCTTCCGTTGTTGCCGTACAACGCAACCGTTACGGTAAACAAAATATCCTAGCGGTGGGTAAAGAAGCTAAAAATATGGTGGGTAAAACACCAGGTGACATTGAAGCGATTCGTCCGATGCGTGATGGCGTTATTGCTGATTTTGATATGACAGAAAAGATGATTCGTTACTTCATTGAAAAAGCGCACCGAAGAAAAAGCTTTTTACGACCGCGCATCATCATCTGTGTTCCCTATGGCTTGACGCAAGTGGAGCGTAAAGCGGTACGTGAGTCTGCAATGAGTGCGGGTGCGCGTGAAGTTTTCTTGATCGAAGAGCCTATGGCGGCAGCGATTGGCGCAGGACTTCCGGTTCGTGAACCCCAAGGAAGTTTGGTCGTTGACATCGGTGGTGGTACGACCGAAATCGGCGTGGTTTCACTAGGCGGTTTGGTCATTAGTAAATCGATTCGTGTTGCGGGAGATAAGATAGATCTTGCCATCGTGGATTATGTAAAGAAAAAATACAACCTTCTCATTGGTGAGCGAACCGGTGAAGAGATTAAAATCGCGATTGGTACGGCTGTTCCTATGGATGAGCCTATCTCGATGATGGTTAAAGGCCGTGACCAAGTGAGTGGACTTTTAAGCCGTATTGAACTCACCAGTGAAGATGTCAGAGACGCGATTAAAGAGCCACTCAAAGAGATTGCGGACGCGCTTAAAGATGTGCTTGAAGTCATGCCTCCTGATCTTGCGGGCGATATCGTTGAAAATGGTGTTGTTCTCACAGGTGGTGGTGCGTTGATCCGTGGCTTTGATAAATACCTCTCAGACATCGTCAAGTTGCCTGTTTTTGTTGCAGACGAGCCACTGTTAGCGGTTGCAAAAGGTACAGGTAAAGCACTCGAAGAGATCGAACTTTTACAACAATTGTCGAATGAGTAA
- the mreC gene encoding rod shape-determining protein MreC: MSKLKIIILLGIFVFVSFRYSTEARHIIGSANTKILASYVEIKTKIQEKIDEHFSQQEEIQRLKTENQTLQKSAVLSIAFASKLNDMLKEHNTTGYDPQVRMVQSIGYTNLNDYGKVWLKFDEFNQSKIYGLLQQGYAAGIVVSNDGHPQGLLLSDPKAIFAVYVGNQKMQGVAQGNSKELLVKYISQWLQPHVGDEVITSGLDTLFFEGIKVGVVTEVIEEESSKTVVVKPYATPHVPSYMHVIVRN, encoded by the coding sequence ATGAGTAAATTAAAAATTATCATTTTGCTTGGCATCTTTGTGTTTGTATCGTTTCGGTACAGCACGGAGGCTAGGCACATCATAGGTAGCGCGAACACAAAAATTCTTGCTTCCTATGTTGAGATAAAGACCAAAATTCAAGAAAAGATTGATGAGCATTTCTCTCAACAAGAAGAGATACAGCGACTCAAAACTGAAAATCAAACCTTGCAAAAATCAGCCGTTCTTTCGATCGCTTTTGCCAGTAAACTCAACGATATGTTAAAAGAACACAATACCACAGGGTATGATCCTCAGGTGAGGATGGTTCAATCCATTGGGTATACCAATCTGAATGATTATGGCAAAGTGTGGCTGAAATTTGATGAGTTTAATCAAAGCAAGATTTATGGCTTGTTGCAACAAGGGTATGCTGCGGGTATTGTGGTTTCAAACGATGGGCATCCTCAAGGTTTGCTTTTGAGTGACCCCAAAGCTATTTTTGCGGTTTATGTGGGCAATCAAAAGATGCAAGGTGTTGCGCAGGGCAATAGCAAAGAGCTTTTGGTCAAATACATTTCGCAATGGCTTCAACCTCATGTAGGCGATGAGGTCATTACAAGCGGACTCGATACGCTCTTTTTTGAGGGAATTAAAGTGGGCGTGGTCACCGAAGTGATTGAAGAAGAGTCTTCAAAAACAGTGGTTGTCAAACCCTATGCAACACCGCATGTACCGTCGTATATGCACGTGATCGTACGCAACTAG
- the carB gene encoding carbamoyl-phosphate synthase large subunit, with protein sequence MPKRQDIKTILLIGSGPIVIGQACEFDYSGTQAAKTLKELGYRVVLVNSNPATIMTDPEFADRTYIEPITPEVIARIIEKEGVDAVLPTMGGQTALNVAMTMHEQGMLEGIIFLGANPEAIKKGEDRQAFKEAMIKIGMDLPISAYAYNLEEAYAAAEKIGFPLIIRASYTLAGGGSGVAYNIDEFKELAMAGIDASPINEILIEESLLGWKEYEMEVIRDRADNCIIVCSIENFDPMGVHTGDSITIAPALTLTDKEYQRMRNASFAILREIGVDTGGSNVQFSICPETGRMTVIEMNPRVSRSSALASKATGYPIAKVATLLAVGFTLDEIKNDITGTAASFEPVIDYIVTKIPRFTFEKFPLADSTLTTSMKSVGEVMAIGRTFKESFQKALCSLETNLSGFESIKADEDKLKNEIRRPNADRVLYVGEAFRRGYSVEDIFALSKIDPWFLRQIKEIIDFEKKIDMFILNDEKLLRQAKTMGFSDKMIAKLINKEDNLELTTNDIYFARSKLGIDFEYNEVDTCAAEFKALTPYLYSTTNVTKLPLHVKEEETQKKVMIIGGGPNRIGQGIEFDYCCVHAAYALNDLGVKTIMYNCNPETVSTDYDTSDILYFEPIDFEHVRSVVEKENPDGVIVHFGGQTPLKLAKKLTVMGAKIIGTTARVIDMAEDREKFSKFITENNIKQPNNATATSEEEAIEKAKEIGYPVLVRPSYVLGGRAMRIVYNESELRTYMKEAVSVSHNSPVLIDQFLDRAIEVDVDAICDGKEVYIGGIMQHIEEAGIHSGDSACSLPSISLSDEILTKIESQTKQIALNLGVVGLMNIQYAIYQDDVYMIEVNPRASRTVPFVSKATGMPMAKIATRVMYQGNLREALAFYDKFDVVREGNGILKPKKFDHVAVKEAVFPFNKLQGADLILGPEMKSTGEVMGISKNFPASFAKSQIASANVLPKSGSVFISLVDIDKSFAKEIGTKFEALGFKVIATGGTHKALQEAGVNAEFVYKISEGRPNIEDKLKNGDIALVINTSDAKSSKDDAKKIRQAVLRFKIPYFTTVAAAAAAATAIEYIQDKSALEPRALQDYLN encoded by the coding sequence ATGCCAAAACGTCAAGATATTAAAACCATATTATTAATCGGATCAGGTCCTATTGTTATCGGACAGGCATGTGAATTTGACTATTCAGGAACTCAAGCAGCGAAAACGTTAAAAGAACTCGGATACCGAGTGGTACTTGTTAACTCCAATCCCGCAACCATTATGACAGATCCTGAATTTGCAGATCGCACCTATATCGAACCGATTACACCTGAAGTGATCGCACGCATTATCGAAAAAGAGGGCGTTGATGCGGTACTTCCAACGATGGGCGGACAAACTGCGCTCAATGTCGCGATGACGATGCACGAACAAGGAATGCTAGAAGGCATTATCTTTTTAGGTGCCAATCCAGAAGCGATTAAAAAAGGTGAAGACAGACAAGCCTTTAAAGAGGCGATGATAAAAATTGGTATGGATTTACCTATCAGTGCCTATGCGTATAATTTAGAAGAGGCATATGCGGCAGCGGAGAAAATTGGCTTTCCTCTCATCATTCGCGCTTCTTATACCTTAGCAGGTGGCGGTAGTGGTGTGGCGTATAACATCGACGAATTTAAAGAGCTTGCGATGGCAGGAATTGATGCCAGTCCGATTAATGAGATTTTGATCGAAGAGTCACTGCTTGGTTGGAAAGAGTATGAGATGGAAGTTATCCGTGATCGTGCTGATAACTGCATCATCGTCTGTTCCATCGAAAACTTTGACCCGATGGGTGTGCATACGGGAGATTCCATTACGATTGCTCCTGCATTGACTTTGACCGATAAAGAGTACCAACGTATGCGAAATGCCTCGTTTGCGATTCTTCGTGAAATTGGCGTGGATACGGGCGGTAGTAACGTACAATTTTCCATCTGTCCTGAAACAGGACGTATGACCGTTATCGAGATGAACCCACGTGTGAGTCGAAGTTCTGCCCTTGCTTCTAAAGCGACTGGGTATCCAATTGCTAAAGTAGCGACGCTTTTAGCCGTTGGTTTTACCCTCGATGAGATTAAAAATGACATCACAGGAACGGCGGCAAGTTTTGAGCCTGTTATTGACTACATCGTGACAAAAATCCCTCGTTTTACCTTTGAAAAATTCCCATTGGCGGATTCTACACTGACCACTTCGATGAAAAGTGTCGGTGAGGTTATGGCGATTGGTCGAACCTTTAAAGAGTCTTTCCAAAAAGCACTCTGCTCACTTGAGACCAATTTGAGCGGATTTGAAAGTATCAAAGCAGATGAAGACAAACTCAAAAACGAGATCAGAAGACCCAATGCCGATAGAGTTCTTTATGTCGGTGAAGCATTCCGTAGAGGCTATAGCGTGGAAGATATTTTTGCGCTGAGCAAAATCGATCCGTGGTTTTTAAGACAAATCAAAGAGATTATTGATTTTGAAAAAAAGATCGATATGTTTATTCTCAACGATGAAAAACTCTTACGCCAAGCTAAAACAATGGGCTTCTCTGACAAGATGATCGCGAAACTGATCAACAAAGAGGACAATTTAGAGCTCACAACCAATGACATCTATTTTGCACGTAGCAAACTGGGTATCGATTTTGAGTACAACGAGGTCGATACGTGTGCGGCAGAGTTTAAAGCGCTCACACCGTACCTTTACTCAACGACCAATGTGACCAAACTTCCTTTACATGTAAAAGAAGAAGAGACACAGAAAAAAGTGATGATCATCGGTGGTGGTCCTAACCGAATTGGTCAAGGCATCGAGTTTGACTACTGTTGTGTGCACGCGGCGTATGCCCTCAATGATTTAGGTGTTAAAACGATTATGTACAACTGTAACCCTGAAACCGTTTCAACCGACTATGACACGAGCGATATTCTCTACTTTGAACCGATTGATTTTGAACACGTCAGAAGCGTGGTTGAAAAAGAGAATCCAGATGGCGTTATCGTTCATTTTGGTGGTCAAACACCCCTTAAGTTAGCGAAAAAGCTCACCGTGATGGGCGCAAAGATCATCGGTACAACGGCGCGTGTGATTGATATGGCAGAAGATAGAGAGAAATTCTCCAAGTTTATTACAGAAAACAACATCAAACAACCAAACAATGCTACGGCAACGAGTGAAGAAGAGGCGATCGAAAAAGCAAAAGAGATCGGCTATCCCGTCCTTGTTCGCCCAAGTTACGTCTTGGGTGGAAGGGCGATGCGTATCGTTTACAACGAGAGCGAACTTCGCACCTACATGAAAGAAGCGGTGAGCGTGAGCCACAATTCACCTGTTCTTATCGATCAATTCCTTGATCGTGCTATCGAAGTGGATGTCGATGCGATTTGTGATGGTAAAGAAGTCTACATCGGTGGCATTATGCAACATATTGAAGAAGCGGGTATTCACAGTGGCGACAGTGCATGTTCTCTGCCTTCGATTAGCCTCAGCGATGAGATTCTGACCAAAATAGAATCCCAAACCAAACAAATTGCCCTTAACCTTGGCGTTGTTGGTTTGATGAACATTCAATACGCCATCTATCAAGACGATGTCTATATGATCGAAGTTAACCCACGTGCGAGTCGTACGGTTCCATTTGTGAGTAAAGCAACAGGTATGCCGATGGCGAAAATCGCAACACGCGTGATGTACCAAGGTAACCTCAGAGAAGCGCTTGCTTTCTATGATAAATTTGACGTTGTTCGTGAGGGCAATGGCATCTTAAAACCTAAGAAATTTGACCATGTTGCGGTTAAAGAAGCGGTCTTCCCGTTCAACAAACTACAAGGGGCAGACCTCATTTTAGGACCAGAGATGAAGTCAACGGGTGAAGTTATGGGCATTAGCAAAAACTTCCCAGCGTCGTTTGCCAAAAGCCAAATTGCTTCGGCTAACGTGCTTCCCAAAAGTGGTTCTGTCTTTATCTCGTTAGTGGACATCGACAAGTCTTTTGCGAAAGAGATCGGGACTAAATTTGAAGCGCTTGGCTTTAAAGTCATCGCAACAGGTGGTACGCACAAAGCCTTGCAAGAAGCAGGTGTGAACGCAGAGTTTGTCTATAAAATCTCTGAAGGCAGACCAAACATCGAAGATAAACTCAAAAATGGTGACATCGCGCTTGTGATTAACACGAGTGATGCCAAATCAAGCAAAGACGATGCAAAGAAAATTCGCCAAGCCGTTCTTCGCTTTAAAATTCCTTACTTTACCACCGTTGCTGCAGCCGCAGCCGCAGCGACAGCGATAGAGTACATTCAAGACAAAAGCGCGCTTGAGCCACGTGCTTTACAAGATTATCTAAACTAA
- a CDS encoding Sua5 YciO YrdC YwlC family protein, with protein sequence MNPDLVYLAQTETTVGFLSQNAEALARIKNRPSGKSFLISVDSLGTLRSFTRVPKRHKKSVRKSQKTTFAYPCGLAIRVVKDAEHSQFLKKIKWSYSTSSNPSGKGFDEVYAQEKADVILFTCKGFFESKPSSILRLGKRKMRKLR encoded by the coding sequence ATGAACCCCGACCTTGTTTATCTAGCCCAAACAGAGACAACGGTGGGGTTTCTCTCCCAAAATGCTGAGGCACTTGCTCGCATCAAAAATCGCCCAAGCGGTAAATCATTTCTCATCAGTGTCGATTCGCTGGGCACACTTCGTAGTTTTACCCGAGTTCCAAAACGCCATAAAAAAAGTGTTCGTAAATCCCAAAAAACAACCTTTGCCTATCCGTGTGGTCTAGCGATTCGTGTGGTCAAAGATGCAGAGCATTCGCAGTTTTTGAAAAAAATTAAATGGAGTTATTCCACTTCGTCCAATCCCAGTGGAAAGGGCTTTGATGAAGTTTATGCGCAAGAGAAAGCCGATGTTATACTCTTTACATGTAAAGGTTTTTTTGAGTCCAAACCTTCTTCGATTTTAAGGCTTGGAAAAAGAAAAATGAGAAAATTACGGTAA
- a CDS encoding BrnT family toxin, which yields MKFEWSQEKSALNMQKHDVSFEEAREVFDDPFHISTLDVRFDYCEERWITLGATLKEKILVVANMFFDEHGEEIVRIISARYANKIEKEFYENH from the coding sequence GTGAAATTTGAGTGGAGTCAAGAGAAAAGTGCTTTAAATATGCAAAAACACGATGTGAGTTTTGAAGAGGCACGAGAGGTTTTTGATGACCCTTTTCATATTTCTACGCTTGATGTTCGCTTTGACTATTGTGAAGAGCGTTGGATAACGCTTGGCGCCACTTTAAAAGAGAAAATTTTAGTCGTTGCCAATATGTTTTTTGATGAGCATGGTGAAGAGATTGTTCGCATCATCAGTGCAAGATATGCAAATAAAATCGAAAAGGAATTTTATGAAAACCATTGA
- a CDS encoding BrnA antitoxin family protein — protein MKTIEEREKFDTYELEDSYDFKDGVRGRFYEPKKIPTTLRLDNDIILYFKKKASEQKVSYQSLINAYLRKEIGAL, from the coding sequence ATGAAAACCATTGAAGAGCGAGAAAAATTCGATACATACGAACTTGAAGATTCTTATGATTTTAAAGATGGTGTCAGAGGACGCTTTTATGAGCCTAAAAAAATCCCGACAACATTGAGACTCGATAATGACATTATTCTTTATTTCAAGAAAAAAGCAAGTGAACAAAAGGTCTCTTACCAGTCACTTATCAACGCCTATTTACGAAAAGAGATTGGCGCTTTATAG
- a CDS encoding tRNA threonylcarbamoyladenosine dehydratase, which translates to MEDRYSRVRRVFGDDFEKLQNAKILLLGIGGVGSPCLDAMYRTGISDITIVDFDTYDVTNQNRQLGSEAVGEVKVLHMASLYKGVTPIVAKVTPEWVQNFDFEPYDIVIDAIDDMEAKIAVAHKAHTKLLSSAGGAKKIDPTKIHYAPIWDTYGDMLAKGFRDGLKKTGFQGTFLTVFSDEKPICKEMGSLMCVTASFGLTLASLAIRKITGKM; encoded by the coding sequence ATGGAAGATCGTTATTCTCGTGTCAGACGTGTTTTTGGCGACGACTTTGAAAAACTACAAAACGCCAAAATCCTTCTTTTAGGCATTGGTGGCGTGGGAAGTCCGTGTTTAGATGCAATGTATCGCACAGGTATCAGTGACATCACCATCGTTGATTTTGATACCTACGATGTCACCAACCAAAACAGACAACTAGGTTCTGAAGCGGTAGGAGAAGTGAAAGTCTTGCACATGGCAAGCCTCTATAAAGGGGTAACGCCCATTGTGGCAAAAGTAACGCCTGAATGGGTACAGAATTTTGACTTTGAGCCTTACGACATCGTCATTGACGCGATCGATGATATGGAAGCGAAAATCGCCGTGGCGCACAAAGCCCACACCAAACTTTTAAGTTCCGCGGGTGGTGCGAAAAAAATTGACCCAACCAAAATCCACTACGCTCCTATTTGGGACACCTATGGCGATATGCTGGCAAAGGGCTTTAGAGATGGGCTTAAGAAAACGGGGTTTCAAGGCACATTTTTAACCGTCTTTTCGGATGAAAAGCCGATTTGTAAAGAGATGGGAAGTTTGATGTGTGTCACCGCTTCGTTTGGTTTGACGCTTGCTTCGTTGGCAATTCGGAAGATTACGGGGAAGATGTAG
- the surE gene encoding 5'/3'-nucleotidase SurE produces MKRILITNDDGFESAGLHALARALRPLGQVTIVAPTSEKSACGHSLTLTRPLRFVAIGDDFFKLDDGTPTDCIYLSLNALFEGESKPDLIVSGINKGSNLGEDITYSGTASAAMEAALHGVPSIAISQVYTGGPQNIELTHGYDLAEQTVYDLAKRILDGTFPLAERRFLNVNIPPLKPEECKGYKITRAGYRMYGNDAHLHRNPRGEEYYWLGVHTLEWKKGVTDDCDLSAIDEGYVSITPIKLDMTAHDELETLKEWIK; encoded by the coding sequence ATGAAACGTATTTTAATTACCAATGATGATGGCTTTGAAAGCGCTGGACTTCACGCGCTTGCTCGCGCACTTCGTCCTTTAGGACAAGTAACCATTGTAGCCCCCACTTCTGAGAAATCTGCTTGCGGACACTCACTTACGCTCACGCGTCCGCTTCGCTTTGTTGCGATTGGCGATGACTTTTTTAAACTCGATGATGGCACGCCCACGGATTGTATCTATCTCTCCTTGAACGCTCTTTTTGAGGGAGAGTCAAAACCTGATTTGATCGTAAGTGGCATCAATAAAGGCTCCAATTTAGGCGAAGACATCACGTACAGTGGCACAGCCAGTGCGGCAATGGAAGCAGCCCTTCATGGTGTTCCCTCTATTGCCATCTCTCAAGTCTACACAGGCGGTCCTCAAAACATCGAGCTCACCCACGGCTATGATCTTGCAGAGCAAACCGTGTACGACCTTGCCAAACGCATTTTAGACGGCACGTTTCCTCTTGCAGAGCGTCGCTTTTTAAATGTCAATATTCCTCCTCTTAAACCCGAAGAGTGCAAAGGCTACAAAATCACACGTGCAGGCTATAGAATGTACGGCAATGACGCGCATCTGCACCGAAACCCTCGAGGTGAAGAGTATTACTGGCTGGGCGTTCATACGCTGGAGTGGAAAAAAGGCGTAACAGATGACTGTGACCTCAGCGCCATTGATGAAGGCTATGTCTCCATCACACCTATAAAACTCGATATGACCGCACACGATGAACTCGAAACATTAAAAGAGTGGATAAAATAA
- the lpxB gene encoding lipid-A-disaccharide synthase codes for MKLLVSALEPSANLHLEPILNALEQCEIYGIFDERFGKPLMPSRAFSIMGFLDALPKIRKAKKAIKIMARMSFFVDKVLLIDSPAFNLPLAKAIKTINPNVEIIYYILPKVWAWKPKRVAAMEKYCTVLASIFPFEQQFYTKAVYVGNPLLDEIPLFKLRYEETGIVSFFPGSRKSEIRSLFPIYKELASKIEGKEKWLVIPAHYDYREIAEIYGDIHDFKICRNTYEALEQSEFAFVCSGTATLEAALVGVPFVLAYKAKALDYWIAKQFVKLKHVGLANIIFDFENKEPLHEELLQEEVYAQRLFEAYESVDREAFFSRITELRKILGHGSQEAMISIMKV; via the coding sequence TTGAAATTACTTGTCTCCGCCCTAGAACCATCCGCCAATTTACACTTGGAACCCATTTTAAACGCTCTTGAGCAGTGCGAAATTTATGGCATTTTTGATGAGCGTTTTGGAAAACCTTTGATGCCCAGTCGTGCTTTTTCGATTATGGGGTTTTTAGATGCTTTGCCAAAAATTCGCAAAGCTAAAAAGGCGATTAAGATTATGGCGCGTATGAGTTTTTTTGTGGACAAAGTGCTGCTCATAGACTCACCAGCGTTTAATCTTCCGCTTGCCAAGGCGATTAAAACGATCAATCCCAATGTCGAAATCATTTATTATATTTTGCCAAAAGTGTGGGCTTGGAAACCCAAACGTGTCGCAGCGATGGAGAAATACTGCACCGTTTTAGCCTCCATTTTTCCGTTTGAACAGCAGTTTTACACGAAAGCCGTTTATGTGGGCAATCCATTGCTCGATGAGATTCCTCTGTTTAAATTGCGCTATGAAGAGACGGGGATTGTTTCTTTTTTTCCAGGGAGTCGCAAGAGTGAGATTCGCAGTCTTTTTCCGATTTATAAGGAGTTGGCTTCTAAAATCGAGGGCAAAGAGAAATGGCTGGTGATTCCTGCACATTATGATTACCGTGAAATTGCAGAGATTTATGGCGATATTCATGACTTTAAAATTTGTCGCAACACGTATGAGGCGTTGGAGCAAAGTGAATTTGCGTTTGTCTGTTCAGGCACGGCGACGCTTGAAGCAGCACTCGTAGGGGTTCCATTTGTCTTGGCATATAAGGCCAAAGCGCTGGATTATTGGATCGCGAAGCAGTTTGTGAAGCTGAAACATGTGGGACTGGCGAATATCATTTTCGACTTTGAAAACAAAGAACCATTGCATGAGGAACTGTTGCAAGAAGAGGTGTATGCGCAACGTCTGTTTGAGGCGTATGAGAGTGTGGACAGAGAAGCATTTTTTAGCCGTATCACCGAGCTTAGGAAGATATTGGGGCATGGAAGTCAAGAGGCAATGATAAGCATAATGAAGGTATAA
- the greA gene encoding transcription elongation factor GreA: protein MSNAKEPMTEYGYKKLMNELNDLKKKQRPETVIELDIARSHGDLKENAEYHAAKERLAFIDGRIGELSDLVSRAQVIDPTTYEHEKIRFGSTIMLENLETNEEVTYTIVGSTESNPDRGLISYYSPLAIQLMGRGEGEEVTIKLPSGKQVYEVLEVAYREINFEG from the coding sequence ATGAGCAATGCAAAAGAACCTATGACCGAATACGGTTACAAAAAATTAATGAATGAACTGAATGATCTTAAAAAAAAGCAACGACCTGAAACGGTTATTGAGCTTGATATTGCAAGAAGCCACGGCGACTTAAAAGAAAATGCGGAATACCACGCCGCGAAAGAGCGTTTAGCGTTTATTGATGGGCGTATTGGGGAGCTTAGCGATCTTGTATCGCGCGCGCAAGTGATTGACCCAACCACGTATGAACATGAGAAAATTCGCTTTGGTTCGACCATTATGTTGGAAAATTTAGAGACCAACGAAGAGGTGACGTACACCATTGTGGGAAGTACGGAGAGCAATCCGGACCGTGGGCTCATTTCATACTACTCCCCTTTAGCGATTCAATTAATGGGGCGAGGGGAAGGCGAAGAGGTGACCATCAAACTGCCTTCAGGCAAACAAGTGTATGAGGTTTTAGAAGTCGCATACCGTGAGATCAATTTCGAGGGATAA
- the argC gene encoding N-acetyl-gamma-glutamyl-phosphate reductase — protein MAKIDVAIIGASGYTGLELIKILINHPHFNISYIATTEGGMKASELHPSLLGVFEQEVLKADASEVAKHAKLAFLALPHKAAMGFAKELLDLHVKVVDLSADYRLELEAYEKHYCEHEDKEHLKEAVYGLPEINRAKIKEANLIANPGCYPTASILGILPFLNYLKKDAPIFIDAKSGVSGAGKKPSATAHFVTINENIFAYNPLKHRHEPEIAEKLRLVSGHPFEVNFVPHLLPVSRGMLVSSYLQTNELIDAKAVLQDFYKNERFVRIREVPVDIKSTAGTNFCDIFVSQKGKSIFVSSSIDNLLRGASSQAVVNANLMCGFEESAGIPIIAYVP, from the coding sequence ATGGCAAAAATAGACGTAGCCATCATCGGCGCAAGCGGTTATACAGGGCTAGAGCTGATTAAAATTTTGATTAACCATCCCCATTTTAACATTAGCTATATCGCAACCACAGAAGGTGGCATGAAAGCGAGCGAATTGCATCCAAGTCTACTGGGTGTTTTTGAGCAAGAGGTTTTAAAAGCCGATGCTTCAGAAGTCGCTAAACATGCCAAGCTTGCTTTTTTAGCGCTTCCGCACAAAGCGGCGATGGGGTTTGCGAAGGAGCTTTTGGATTTACATGTAAAGGTGGTTGACCTTTCCGCGGATTATCGTTTGGAACTTGAAGCCTATGAGAAACATTACTGCGAGCATGAAGATAAAGAGCATTTAAAAGAGGCAGTGTATGGGCTTCCTGAGATCAATCGTGCGAAGATTAAAGAGGCGAATTTGATTGCCAACCCAGGATGTTATCCGACTGCTTCGATTTTGGGAATTTTGCCGTTTTTGAATTATCTTAAAAAAGATGCGCCGATTTTTATTGATGCGAAAAGTGGCGTTTCTGGTGCGGGTAAAAAACCTAGTGCGACAGCGCATTTTGTCACCATCAATGAAAATATCTTTGCGTACAATCCGCTCAAACATCGCCATGAGCCAGAGATCGCTGAAAAGCTTCGACTGGTGAGCGGACATCCGTTTGAAGTGAATTTTGTACCGCATTTATTGCCTGTGAGTCGTGGTATGTTGGTGAGCTCGTATTTACAAACGAATGAGCTTATTGACGCGAAAGCCGTGCTTCAGGATTTTTATAAAAATGAACGTTTTGTGCGTATTCGCGAAGTGCCTGTCGATATTAAGTCAACCGCTGGAACGAACTTTTGCGATATTTTTGTAAGCCAAAAAGGCAAATCTATTTTTGTTTCATCGAGCATCGATAACCTTTTGCGCGGCGCTTCCTCTCAAGCAGTGGTCAATGCCAATTTGATGTGCGGCTTTGAAGAGTCTGCAGGAATTCCTATTATCGCCTATGTCCCCTAA